The following proteins are encoded in a genomic region of Acropora muricata isolate sample 2 unplaced genomic scaffold, ASM3666990v1 scaffold_735, whole genome shotgun sequence:
- the LOC136907075 gene encoding trace amine-associated receptor 9-like, with the protein MANHSQQQNITSSFPFLSSSKCIAWLTVLGIETVAIVALNVVTIIVYLKERRLRKRSMYLVINQAVVDMFVGASVISQCWVLGSTCQFWTIHYSRVLSSSVIFVLWIFPTASLINLAAISLERTHATFRPFKHRLVKKKIFGAVIAVVWITAGLCASTRVFYVPTLTFQGLINFVVSCYSFYLFCLLIIVVSYLSIAVKIVCGTQCHHNGATSRERKLTKMLFLVTIVSLLLTLPFIISKICFIVAYLRLSKMISPTTVLQVKLHYSLVFLFYTSSFVNPIFYAFRIPEFRRGLFSVLHCRSQPQSAQGRGFPLNEI; encoded by the coding sequence atggctaatcactctcagcaacaaaacataACTTCATCTTTCCCGTTTCTCTCTTCATCTAAGTGCATTGCCTGGCTAACAGTGCTTGGCATAGAGACTGTCGCTATAGTGGCGTTGAATGTCgttacaatcattgtttacctgaaagagcgccGCCTTAGgaagcgcagcatgtacctggtgatcaaccaggCAGTGGTTGACATGTTTGTTGGGGCCAGCGTGATCTCTCAGTGTTGGGTTTTAGGAAGCACTTGTCAATTTTGGACGATTCATTATTCTCGCGTCCTGTCTTCCTCTGTTATCTTTGTTTTGTGGATCTTTCCAACAGCGTCATTAATTAACCTTGCAGCTATTTCTTTGGAGAGGACGCACGCGACGTTTCGTCCATTCAAGCATCGTctcgtcaaaaagaaaatctttggagcAGTTATAGCGGTCGTTTGGATAACAGCTGGGCTCTGTGCAAGTACTAGGGTCTTCTATGTCCCGACTTTAACTTTTCAAGGACTCATTAACTTCGTTGTCTCatgttattcattttatttgttttgccttctaATTATCGTTGTTTCGTACTTGTCTATAGCTGTAAAGATTGTCTGTGGAACTCAATGTCATCACAATGGTGCaaccagtagagaaagaaaattgaccaagatGCTGTTCTTAGTGACAATTGTTTCTTTGCTGCTGACGCTACCATTcattatttcaaaaatttgttttatagTTGCATATTTACGTCTTTCAAAAATGATCTCGCCTACGACAGTGTTGCAAGTTAAGTTGCATTATTCTCTCGTCTTTCTGTTTTATACAAGCTCTTTTGTCAATCCAATTTTCTAtgcatttagaattccagagttcagaAGAGgtctgttttctgttttgcacTGCAGATCCCAGCCACAATCTGCTCAGGGTCGCGGTTTCCCGCTAAACGAGATCTAA